Part of the Nitrospinota bacterium genome, CAGTTCATTGGAAACCATGCGCCAAAATGGAACTGATTTAGCCGTACGCTTGAAGCATAATCCGTGGCCCTTTAATTCAGGCGCGCAGGACTTTGTAATCCCGTTTCTTTTAATTAAACACAAATTGGAGCGATAATTGCTTTCACAGGCGAGATATGACATGCAAACCAAATTGAGGGACGCCAACGTGAAAAGATATTCGGAAGTGGCGGGAGACGGGGGATCGGGGATACTCGAGCAAGTCGCCGGATGGATGGCGGCTCTAAATAAACGGGTTGAAAAAATCCGCCACATAATCGTGATCGTCAGCGCGAAAGGGGGCGTGGGCAAAAGTTTTGTCACTGCCATGCTGGCAAAAGAGCTTGCCGGGCGGGGTCACCTGACCGGCGCGCTGGACGCGGACATCAACGGCTCTTCGCTGCCATACCTTTTGGACGCGGAGTCCCACCGGGCGTCAATCGGCGAAAACGGCGCCCTTCCCGCCCGCGGGAGCTTCGGCGTGAAAGTAATGTCCCTCGATTATTTCATCGGCCTCGACGGCGCGCCCGTTTCATGGCAGGGCCCGTCGGCCACCTATCCGTGGCTTGGCTCCATGGAAGCCACCGCGATAAGAGAGCTGCTCGCCGGTTCGGACTGGGGCGAACTGGACTACCTGTTGATAGACACTCCTCCTTCCCTCGCCCGGCTCACCGATCTGACGGGGATGCTGCCATCAATCAGCGGGGTGGTGGTGGTGACCACTCCGTCGAAGGTCTCATACCGGGTTGTGTTAAAGTCAATGGAGCGGATTTACGATACCGGCGCGCCGGTGATAGGGCTGGTGGAGAACATGGGCGGCATGGTGTGCCGGGAGTGCGGCGCGCGTTCGCCCGTTTTCAACGGAGAGGACATGGGCGGAGCCCTGGATTACATTAAGCTTCCACTGCTGGGCACGGTCCCGTTCGTCAGCGAAGAAGGCATTGGGGCCGCCAAGGCCGCCATAAGCGGCATTTGCGGTGAAATCATACAGCGGGCCGGCGCGGCCGCGTGAAGGAGGATCCGGATGAAGTTCGTTTGTTTAAAATGCGATGAGGCCATGGCCATAAAATCCGTGAACGGCGACAGCGACGGCTCCGCCGGGATAACGTTCACATGCCCCGCGTGCGGTGGCGGCGCGCTGATGCTGATAAATCCCATGGAGGCGCAGCTTGTAAAGGGGATGGGGGTGCATGTGGGGCTCGGGGCGGCCATGACGCCGCGTGGCCCGATGGAGACAATCGAAAGCTCGCTGCAAAAAACCGCGCCAGACGAAGAGGTGGAGTGGGCCATGGACGCGCGGGAACGGCTGATGCGCGTGCCGGCGATCGCAAGGCCGATGGCGAAAATGGCAATAGAGCGCCACGCGCGCAAGAGCGGCGCGCGGCGGGTCACCATCGAGCTTATGGACGAGGTCAAAAAACATATGTGACCACGTCTTGCTGCTGGAAGCCCCGCCCGCGGGTCAACCGCTTTTCGCGGCGCTCTCGGCCATGGCGGGCATCTTGATCTTGTACCGCTTGATTTTCCTCCATAGCGTGTTGCGTCCGATGGCCAGCAGGTCGGCGGTCTTTTTCTGGTTATAGTTGTTCGACTTGAGTATCTCAAGGATATACCTTTTTTCCAGCTCGTCGAGGGTGATAGGGTTTTGCGCGGCGGCGTAGGCCAGGCTCACCTCCACGCCGCACAGGGATTTTGGCAGGTCGTCCGTCCCGATTACGTTCCCCTTGCACAGCGCCACGGCGCTTTCCACGCAATTTTCCAGCTCGCGCACGTTGCCTGGCCACGGATGCTCCAGCAGCTTGTTCAACGCTTCGCTTGTGAATCCCTTGATGTCCCTGCGCATGGAGGACGCGAATTTTTCAAGAAAATGGTTGCACAGCAAAAGCACGTCCCCCCGCCGTTCGCGCAGGGGCGGAATGCTTATCTCCACCACGCGCAGCCTGTAATAAAGGTCCTCCCGGAATTCGCCGGTCTTGACCATTTCGGCCAGCTTCCTGTTGGAGGCGGCTATGATGCGGGTGTTTATCTTCACGATCTCGTTGGCGCCCAGCCGCTGGATCGTCTTGCTCTGCAGCACCCTTAAAAGTTTTGTTTGCAGCGACAGGGGCATGGACCCTACTTCATCGAGAAACAACGTCCCTCCGTCGGATTCCTCGAAAAGCCCCACCCGGTTGGACACCGCTCCGGTGAAAGATCCCTTGACGTGCCCAAAAAGCTCGCTTTCAAGCAGGTTTTCGTTTATCCCGCCGCAATTGATGGCCACGAAGGGGCCCGACGTGCGCAGGCTGGAGCTGTGGATCGCCCTGGCGATAAGGTCCTTTCCGGTGCCGTTCTCCCCCTCCACAAGCACGGCGACGTCCGTCTCCGCTATCCTTTGCACGACGTCTAGCACGTCGGCTATCTGGGTGCTTTCGCCCAGGATGTTGTGGAACCCGTATTTCCTGCGGAACTCCTTGCGCAGATTTTTCACCTCCGCCACCAGGCTCTTGTGTTCGAGCGCCTTGGAGACGGTGACAAGCAGCTTGTTGGAGTCTATCGGTTTTATGATGTAGTCGAAGGCGCCAAGCTTGATCGCCTCCACCGCGGATTCGAACGAGCCGTATGCGGTGAAAATTATCACCTCGGTCCTGCTGTTCATCATCTTGGCGTATTCGAGGGTTTCCCTCCCGTCGCCGTCCTTCAAACGCAGGTCGGTGAGCACAAGGTCGTATATTTTCCTGTCCAGCAGCTTTTTCGCCTCGGCGACGCCGGAAGCGGTGTCCACGTTATGCCCCTCGTTGCTGAAAAGTATCTGGAGCGTTGTCAGTATTGACCGTTCATCATCGGCAATTAGCAGATTACTCATCGTTCCCAGACCGCTGAATGCATTGTTTCAAGCCTCCGTTATCAGTTGCGCGGCAACAGGACGCGGAAATCGGATCCTTTACCCGGGTTGCTGGTCATTTCGATTTTTCCATTGTGCAGTTCCACGATTCTTTTGACTATCGCCATTCCAAGTCCAAGCCCGCCGCTTTTCTTCGTGTAAAACGGGGTGAAACAGTTGTTAATCTCCTCATTGGTCATCCCCACGCCGGTGTCGGTCACGCGGAAATACACGAAGCCGTCGTCAACCCCGCTTGAGACCTTCAGCGAGCCGCCGTTCTCCATGGACTGTATGCCGTTGATGACAAGGTTCCAGACGATCTGCTTTATCTGGTTTGCGTCCGCGTGGATGGACGGCAACTCCCCCGCAAAATCCTTCACAAGCTCGAAAGGCGCCGCCGACCCGTTGCGGTGGTGCATCGCCAGGTTGAGCGCGTCGTCGAGGATGTGGTTGATGTCGCACAATCCTTTGCGCGGGTGGCGCTCATGGGCGAAGCCGAGGAAATCGTTAAGCGTGGCGTTGAGCCTGGCAGCCTCCTTTTCAATGACCGAAAGCAGGTTTTTGCGCTGTTCGTCGGTGATCTTGGACGAGCCGCTGGAGACAAGCTGCAACGCGGTTATCAATGCGTTCAACGGGTTTCTTATCTCGTGCGCCAGGCTTGCGGCCATCTGCCCCATGAGCGCCAGGTGCTCCTTGCGCTTGAGGTCTTCTTTCAAAATGGCGTGGGTCGTGGTGTCCAGCGAAAGCTCCAGGGCGCCGATCACCTGGTTGTCCGAGTTGTGGAGAGGCGCGGCCATTATCTGGAAAGTCCGCTCATCGCCGCCGGACACCGGCTTTTTCGATTCGCAAGTGATTATTTCGCCGTTGAGAAGCGCCTCCTTGGCGGGGCAGGAGGGGCAAGACGTGAAACTTGAGTCCCCTTTATGGAGGCATCTGCTCCCCAACGTGTCGCCGAACCATTCGGTGTGGATACGGTTCTGCCAGATGACCGTCATGGTGGTGTCCACCACGATCATCCCGGCCTGCATGCCGTGGAGGATATTGTCCAGCTTTTCCTTCTCCAGCCGAAGCTCGCTTAAGACAGAATCGTAGCGGCCTATGATGGCGTTGACGAAATCGTTGAACCGGGCGATCTCGTCCTTGGTCGAATAATGGCTGATGTGTATGTCGTCCAGAACACTTGTGCGCATCTGGCTTATGCGGTGGACCGTCCTGTCTATCGGGCGGAGTATCCGGATCGCGGCAAGATAACCGAGCAACGCCGCCACCGAGGCCAGCGCCACGCTGATGCCTATCACTTTGAGGCGGAGCTTTCCGATGGTCGTGACGTACTGCCTGTCGGACACGCCGGTGACCACGGTGCCTATCCGCTCTCCGTTGATGGCGATGGGGGCCGCCGCCACGAACACCCTGGACCCCACCGGTTTGTTATCAACCCGAAGCTCCACACCCTGAGGCATTTCACCCGTGGAAACGCCGGGAATAACCAGGTCCGACCCTATAGGATACTCCAACGGATTCGAATGGGCGGCGATTTTTCCGGCGGCGTCGAGTATGGCGGCGTATTCGATGAAGTGCAGCCCTTCGAAAGGAGCCGGAACAACCCGCGTGGCGTCACGCACGGCGTTGTACATTTCCCATGTGTCCT contains:
- a CDS encoding PAS domain-containing protein; translation: MISPLKRLRFDAPVGGKISFLLIGSILTCSALLSLFIYQESLKYLEVELKHNAVHTAINLSNRSATPLIRKDTWEMYNAVRDATRVVPAPFEGLHFIEYAAILDAAGKIAAHSNPLEYPIGSDLVIPGVSTGEMPQGVELRVDNKPVGSRVFVAAAPIAINGERIGTVVTGVSDRQYVTTIGKLRLKVIGISVALASVAALLGYLAAIRILRPIDRTVHRISQMRTSVLDDIHISHYSTKDEIARFNDFVNAIIGRYDSVLSELRLEKEKLDNILHGMQAGMIVVDTTMTVIWQNRIHTEWFGDTLGSRCLHKGDSSFTSCPSCPAKEALLNGEIITCESKKPVSGGDERTFQIMAAPLHNSDNQVIGALELSLDTTTHAILKEDLKRKEHLALMGQMAASLAHEIRNPLNALITALQLVSSGSSKITDEQRKNLLSVIEKEAARLNATLNDFLGFAHERHPRKGLCDINHILDDALNLAMHHRNGSAAPFELVKDFAGELPSIHADANQIKQIVWNLVINGIQSMENGGSLKVSSGVDDGFVYFRVTDTGVGMTNEEINNCFTPFYTKKSGGLGLGMAIVKRIVELHNGKIEMTSNPGKGSDFRVLLPRN
- a CDS encoding PCP reductase family protein, with amino-acid sequence MAIKSVNGDSDGSAGITFTCPACGGGALMLINPMEAQLVKGMGVHVGLGAAMTPRGPMETIESSLQKTAPDEEVEWAMDARERLMRVPAIARPMAKMAIERHARKSGARRVTIELMDEVKKHM
- a CDS encoding P-loop NTPase, with product MQTKLRDANVKRYSEVAGDGGSGILEQVAGWMAALNKRVEKIRHIIVIVSAKGGVGKSFVTAMLAKELAGRGHLTGALDADINGSSLPYLLDAESHRASIGENGALPARGSFGVKVMSLDYFIGLDGAPVSWQGPSATYPWLGSMEATAIRELLAGSDWGELDYLLIDTPPSLARLTDLTGMLPSISGVVVVTTPSKVSYRVVLKSMERIYDTGAPVIGLVENMGGMVCRECGARSPVFNGEDMGGALDYIKLPLLGTVPFVSEEGIGAAKAAISGICGEIIQRAGAAA
- a CDS encoding sigma-54-dependent Fis family transcriptional regulator, whose product is MSNLLIADDERSILTTLQILFSNEGHNVDTASGVAEAKKLLDRKIYDLVLTDLRLKDGDGRETLEYAKMMNSRTEVIIFTAYGSFESAVEAIKLGAFDYIIKPIDSNKLLVTVSKALEHKSLVAEVKNLRKEFRRKYGFHNILGESTQIADVLDVVQRIAETDVAVLVEGENGTGKDLIARAIHSSSLRTSGPFVAINCGGINENLLESELFGHVKGSFTGAVSNRVGLFEESDGGTLFLDEVGSMPLSLQTKLLRVLQSKTIQRLGANEIVKINTRIIAASNRKLAEMVKTGEFREDLYYRLRVVEISIPPLRERRGDVLLLCNHFLEKFASSMRRDIKGFTSEALNKLLEHPWPGNVRELENCVESAVALCKGNVIGTDDLPKSLCGVEVSLAYAAAQNPITLDELEKRYILEILKSNNYNQKKTADLLAIGRNTLWRKIKRYKIKMPAMAESAAKSG